The sequence GAAGGCGAAGAGCCCGGCCTCCGCGGGCGCTGCGTCCCGCAGCGCGCGATACAGCGGATAGCTCAGGTTGCTGCGATAGACACGGCCGGTGCGCGCATCGGGGTAGTCGGCCGAGCCGATCTGGCTGATCGTCAGATCGCCGGGGTGCTCCCATCCGACCAGGCGCAACTCGTAGGGCTGCTCGACCGGCAGGGGCTCCAGGAGGAGGGAGCGCACCACCCCCAGCATCGCCGTGTTGGCACCGATCCCGAGCGCCAGGGACAGGACGGCGATCGCCGTGAAGGCAGGGCTGCGGCGCAGGACGCGCAACACCCAGCGAAGGTCGGACCCCCAGCCCTGCAGCATCCCCATCTCCTCCCGTGATGGTCCTGCTTTCCTCTGCACGAGGTCTGACACTCCCTCCCGGGGCCGCGTTGCGCGCCCTCCGAAACCCCCGCTGCAACCCTCCCGTAATTGCTCCTGTCGCATATATGCGAACCGCACAATTCCGGAGGGTGCCGGTGGACGAAGGGATGAGCCGCTTCGAGTACCATGTGCTGCTGGCCCTGGCGGAAGGGCCGCTCCACGGGTACGCGGTGACCAGCGCGGTCGAGACCGAATCGGACGGGGCCGTGCGACCGCGCGCCGGCTCGCTGTACCGGGTCCTGGCGCGCTTGATGGGGTGGGGGTGGGTGGAGGAAGCCGAGCCCGTGCATCCGGACGAGCCCCACCCCGGCCGCACCCGCCGTTACTACGCGTTGACCGCCCACGGCCGGGCGGCGCTGGCGGCCGAGTCGCGCCGGCTGCGGCGGGCTGCCGCCCTGGCCGAGCGCCGCCTGCGAGCGGCCGAGGGGAGCTCGTGACGGCGCTCCTCCACGGCCTCTTGCGGCTGTTGCCGTCCGCCTTCCGCCGGCGCTTCGAGGACGAGCTGCGCGAGCAGATCCGTCTCGAGCTCGAGGCCGCCCGACGGCGCGGCCGCCTTGCGGTGCTCTCCGTGGGGCTGGTGACCGCGCTCGATCTGCTGCGCACCGCGCTCGCCGAGCGTTGGCGCCCCTCCTTTCCCCGAACCGGCGGACCCGCGGGCCCCCGGGAGACGACCATGCAGTGGACCGGATGGACCCGTGACCTCAAGCAGGC is a genomic window of Gemmatimonadota bacterium containing:
- a CDS encoding PadR family transcriptional regulator, whose protein sequence is MDEGMSRFEYHVLLALAEGPLHGYAVTSAVETESDGAVRPRAGSLYRVLARLMGWGWVEEAEPVHPDEPHPGRTRRYYALTAHGRAALAAESRRLRRAAALAERRLRAAEGSS